The region GTAAAGACAAAAGCATTGTAACTGCGTGGAGCATTTCGCTCATTTTTGCGATAAGCTCCATCGTTTACTTATGCGTTAAAAATCCTGATCCGTATCTGGACATTCTCAAATTCTTACCGGACGGAATTCTGGTTACATTTCAGGTAACAGTCAGCGCAATTATACTGACCATACCTATCGGTCTTGCAACCGGTATGGGGCGATTATCTGAAAATAAAATTATCAACTTAATTGCTTCAACGTACGTAGAAATTATTCGCGGTATTCCGCTTCTGGTTCAACTGTTTTTCATCTATTATGCTATCGGCGAGTTCATACAGCTGCCGGATTTAACTGCTGCAATCATCGCCATGTCCGTCTGTTACGGCGCTTACATGGGTGAAGTTTTTAGAGCAGGTATTGATGCAGTTGA is a window of Halodesulfovibrio sp. DNA encoding:
- a CDS encoding amino acid ABC transporter permease, with product MSVEKKEVRIAVTDGMLIPSGKDKSIVTAWSISLIFAISSIVYLCVKNPDPYLDILKFLPDGILVTFQVTVSAIILTIPIGLATGMGRLSENKIINLIASTYVEIIRGIPLLVQLFFIYYAIGEFIQLPDLTAAIIAMSVCYGAYMGEVFRAGIDAVDSGQTEAARSLGFNKTETMFMVILPQAWRTILPPVGNEFIALLKDSSLVSILAVSELLRRGREYASVTFNYFECYLMVALIYLVITLLLSKGVSIMENKLNYYDD